Proteins from a genomic interval of Excalfactoria chinensis isolate bCotChi1 chromosome 21, bCotChi1.hap2, whole genome shotgun sequence:
- the BARX2 gene encoding homeobox protein BarH-like 2 translates to MHCPPQPRLAKAGRRRYKTFMIDEILSKETCDYFEKLSLYSVCPSLLVRPKPLHSCAGSPSLRAYPLISVITRQPSVVPHLVPAATSSRVLPAQNSATGSSETPANETHGSSESEAEQPTPRLKKPRRSRTIFTELQLMGLEKKFQKQKYLSTPDRLDLAQSLGLTQLQVKTWYQNRRMKWKKMVLKGGQEAPTKPKGRPKKNSIPTSEEIEAEEKMNSQAQSQEEGSQAPEEPKVTEEKPEVSLETEESPEHIPEPSSEEATPLS, encoded by the exons ATGCACTGCCCGCCGCAGCCCCGGCTCGCCAAGGCAGGCAGGAGGCGCTACAAGACTTTCATGATCGACGAAATCCTCTCCAAGGAGACGTGCGATTACTTCGAGAAACTTTCCCTCTATTCCGTCTGTCCGTCCCTCCTGGTTCGGCCCAAGCCGCTGCACTCCTGTGCGG GGTCCCCTTCTCTGAGGGCATATCCTCTCATCTCCGTTATCACCAGGCAGCCCTCTGTGGTCCCTCACCTCGTTCCGGCTGCCACCAGCTCCCGTGTGCTGCCAGCCCAGAACTCAGCGACTGGGAGCTCGGAGACGCCAGCCAACGAGACCCACGGCAGCAGTGAGTCGGAGGCAGAGCAGCCCACACCTCGGTTAAAAAAGCCACGCCGGAGTCGGACCATCTTCACGGAGCTCCAGCTGATGggcttggagaagaaattccAGAAGCAGAAGTATTTGTCTACACCCGACAG GCTTGACTTAGCGCAGTCACTGGGACTGACTCAGCTCCAGGTGAAGACGTGGTACCAGAACCGCAGGatgaagtggaagaaaatg GTGTTGAAAGGTGGGCAGGAAGCACCAACAAAGCCCAAAGGCCGTCCAAAGAAAAACTCCATTCCCACCTCAGAGGAAAttgaagcagaagagaaaatgaacagCCAGGCTCAGAGTCAGGAGGAGGGATCTCAAGCCCCTGAGGAGCCAAAAGTGACAGAGGAGAAGCCAGAAGTCTCTTTGGAGACAGAAGAGTCTCCGGAACATATACCAGAGCCCTCCTCAGAGGAGGCTACACCATTAagttaa